The Oceanispirochaeta sp. genome includes a region encoding these proteins:
- a CDS encoding SDR family NAD(P)-dependent oxidoreductase, whose protein sequence is MMDRAADKLVKEARKVSLAKPEIPLLSNLTGTWMTDREACDPGYWGLHMRGTVRFADNVKALLQDKPAAMLEVGSHKILSKLMKSLSKGISSGDSPLILSTLRHPRDKKTSDSQAFGQLLGDLWAAGLPVDLKAFRSEKGGRKIPLPGIRFDPYKCWKQSDADWSVKEPQQGKIKDIAQWGYIPSWTRKWIPPISRPGGEKKNWLIFSDPEQEALSMEVSNLLESQGDIVRTVFPTVKDRLGMDEISFHINPGQPDQFGEVLKQLESQSIYPHGILYFWGIGPADCSGVLEKSYYPFLNLAKALSVQTVLDTMSLWVITDNTFQVDVERIIPEKSALLGPAIVLPQENPQMTCYVVDVQLDRISLDRLAGQILRECVPSKAVSEAFIVLRGVNRWVQSYEPVSLDSVEAPGSIDKDGTYIITGGLGRIGRSLSEKMVGQGAHVVLTTTRELPAKENWRALLAENKLDEKMRTSLEHLIGLEERGGQFRVVKVDFGDEWDIAALLEDTIREFGGISGIFHAAGKANLKSLPDTTRETSEQEFASKIDALWNLDKAVALCRDKTGIEPGFILLFSSMASVLGGYSMAAYAAANRFMDTFAQSRCISEGPSWIAVNWDDWDFDYTKEQVGAYEKTTAQYAMSPEEGYETVQRILSLPDPVQILVSPRPLELRVKQWIHQYAEGEDHPATLPEATESAGHEERILDIFREVLGDPDLVAEDNFFDAGGDSLLASQILLKLRRNMKEHADRITLNSIFEYPSVKDLVAWLQP, encoded by the coding sequence ATGATGGACCGGGCGGCAGATAAACTTGTTAAAGAAGCCCGGAAGGTCTCCCTGGCAAAACCGGAGATACCCCTGCTTTCCAATCTGACCGGAACCTGGATGACCGACAGGGAAGCCTGTGATCCTGGATACTGGGGGCTTCATATGCGGGGAACCGTTCGTTTTGCGGATAACGTCAAAGCTCTGTTGCAGGACAAACCGGCGGCTATGCTGGAAGTGGGGTCCCATAAAATCCTGAGCAAACTGATGAAATCCCTCTCTAAAGGAATCTCCTCCGGGGATTCACCTTTGATCCTCTCGACCCTCAGGCATCCCAGGGACAAAAAGACATCCGATTCCCAGGCTTTCGGACAGCTCCTGGGCGATCTCTGGGCAGCAGGATTGCCGGTTGACCTGAAGGCTTTCCGCAGTGAGAAGGGTGGGAGGAAAATACCCCTTCCAGGCATCCGTTTCGATCCCTATAAGTGTTGGAAACAAAGCGATGCCGATTGGAGTGTAAAAGAACCTCAGCAGGGAAAAATCAAAGATATCGCCCAATGGGGTTACATCCCATCCTGGACGAGGAAATGGATTCCCCCTATTTCCCGGCCTGGTGGGGAGAAGAAAAACTGGTTGATTTTTTCAGATCCAGAACAAGAGGCTCTCTCCATGGAGGTCTCTAATCTGCTGGAAAGTCAGGGAGATATTGTCAGGACTGTTTTTCCAACTGTGAAGGATCGCCTGGGAATGGACGAGATTTCTTTTCATATCAATCCCGGCCAGCCGGATCAGTTTGGAGAAGTTCTGAAACAATTGGAATCTCAGAGTATTTATCCTCATGGCATTCTCTACTTTTGGGGAATCGGTCCTGCCGATTGTTCTGGTGTGCTGGAAAAAAGTTATTATCCTTTTTTGAATCTGGCTAAGGCCTTATCCGTACAGACAGTCCTGGATACCATGAGTCTCTGGGTTATTACGGATAATACCTTTCAGGTGGATGTTGAAAGAATCATTCCTGAGAAATCCGCCCTATTAGGCCCCGCGATTGTTCTGCCTCAGGAGAATCCCCAAATGACCTGTTATGTGGTGGATGTTCAACTCGATAGAATCTCTCTGGACAGACTGGCAGGGCAGATCCTCAGGGAATGTGTTCCATCCAAAGCTGTCAGCGAGGCCTTTATCGTTCTGAGGGGCGTCAATCGATGGGTCCAGAGTTATGAACCTGTATCATTGGACTCAGTAGAAGCTCCCGGGTCTATAGATAAAGACGGGACCTACATTATTACCGGAGGTCTGGGAAGAATCGGTCGGAGCCTGTCTGAGAAAATGGTTGGGCAAGGGGCCCATGTGGTTTTGACGACAACCCGGGAACTTCCGGCGAAAGAGAATTGGAGAGCTCTTCTGGCGGAAAACAAGCTGGATGAAAAAATGCGTACTTCCCTGGAGCATCTGATCGGCCTGGAAGAGCGGGGCGGTCAGTTCAGGGTTGTCAAGGTCGATTTCGGAGATGAATGGGATATCGCTGCTCTGCTGGAGGACACAATCCGGGAGTTTGGTGGCATAAGCGGAATCTTTCATGCCGCCGGTAAGGCGAATCTTAAATCACTCCCCGATACTACCCGGGAAACTTCGGAACAGGAGTTCGCATCAAAGATCGATGCTCTCTGGAATCTGGATAAAGCTGTGGCGCTGTGCCGCGACAAGACCGGAATCGAACCGGGTTTTATTCTCCTCTTTTCCTCTATGGCATCTGTTCTGGGAGGCTATAGCATGGCGGCCTATGCGGCGGCCAACCGTTTTATGGATACCTTTGCCCAATCCCGGTGCATAAGCGAGGGGCCTTCCTGGATTGCCGTGAACTGGGATGACTGGGACTTTGATTATACGAAAGAACAGGTCGGTGCGTATGAGAAAACGACAGCTCAGTATGCCATGAGCCCCGAGGAGGGGTACGAAACGGTGCAGCGTATCCTTTCTCTTCCTGATCCGGTTCAGATACTGGTATCCCCCCGGCCTCTGGAGCTGCGGGTGAAGCAATGGATTCATCAATACGCAGAGGGAGAGGACCATCCCGCGACACTACCGGAAGCAACTGAATCTGCCGGGCATGAAGAACGTATCCTGGATATATTCAGGGAAGTCCTGGGTGACCCGGACCTGGTGGCTGAAGATAATTTTTTCGATGCCGGCGGGGACAGCCTTCTGGCCAGTCAGATTCTTCTGAAGCTGCGCAGGAATATGAAGGAGCATGCGGACAGGATTACCCTGAACAGTATCTTCGAATATCCATCAGTCAAGGATCTGGTCGCTTGGCTTCAGCCCTGA
- a CDS encoding 4'-phosphopantetheinyl transferase superfamily protein — protein MESVRISFLNSDEVIDDSDIYFLEQFLSQERLERNLKFRKEEDRKRSILAESLVLFCLMKDYGISPDRICFGRDVYGKPFLRSHRTIHFNLSHSGNWVACILGTGPVGIDIEQCRQDIDPISTGQIFSAREKEILQALNTEDRLERFYQLWTLKESYTKALGAGIGRGFETFKFEWDELDAIDLYDPLDQGNSDFQFQSFSLDKEHISAACFPSGRSVPDVSFILLSELLKDMKRIESRD, from the coding sequence ATGGAGTCTGTAAGAATCTCTTTCTTGAATTCTGATGAGGTCATTGATGATTCCGACATATATTTTTTGGAGCAGTTCCTTTCTCAAGAGCGTCTGGAAAGGAACTTAAAGTTTCGAAAGGAAGAGGATCGAAAACGATCAATTCTTGCAGAATCTCTTGTGCTGTTCTGTTTGATGAAAGATTATGGAATTTCTCCAGACCGGATCTGTTTTGGCAGAGATGTCTATGGGAAGCCCTTTTTAAGGTCTCATAGGACCATTCATTTTAATCTTTCCCATTCCGGAAACTGGGTCGCTTGCATTCTCGGAACCGGACCCGTGGGGATTGATATTGAGCAATGCAGGCAGGACATTGATCCGATCAGTACCGGTCAAATCTTTTCCGCACGGGAGAAGGAGATTCTTCAGGCATTAAATACAGAAGATCGATTAGAGCGGTTTTATCAACTCTGGACTTTGAAGGAGAGCTATACAAAAGCTCTGGGAGCAGGGATTGGCCGTGGCTTTGAAACATTCAAGTTCGAATGGGATGAACTTGACGCTATAGACCTTTATGATCCGCTTGATCAAGGGAATTCTGATTTCCAGTTTCAAAGCTTCTCACTGGATAAAGAGCATATAAGCGCAGCCTGTTTTCCTAGCGGCAGATCCGTCCCGGACGTCTCCTTTATTCTACTTTCAGAATTATTAAAGGACATGAAAAGAATCGAAAGCAGAGATTGA
- a CDS encoding type I polyketide synthase, with protein MPQSTSFTVTPWISCYKPRPDALLRLFCFPHGGGGPQAFKSWADNLPKEIEVYCLNLPGRGSRRNDPPIHNMPELSDQIVHALSAYLDKPFALFGHSVGALVAYEVTRGLEEKGSPLPVRLLVSAHKVPHDALEEEPMYNLPDQELVQKIIDLGLVPAEVLENKELIDFILPPMKADFEVSETYKYTKRNPLPVAITAMGGEGDTLLSPEDLDAWKEYSSLSFQSFLYKGDHFYTETLQKEVLKDISQWLLQDLKDMPKAIKEGPKADYPEKCLHEIFREQAAAHPDRIAIADPGGSLTFRDLDEKTDLVARYLQKQGVRVDSIGGICMDSCVEYVIAYLAILKAGGAYMPIELAYPPELLKRVLEKSDPVMILTKNEYLSRLPESRRSLDKALPLDEGWEQVLEDMDLPALDEDRELPGPDSLAYCVMTSGTTGAPKGIICPHRGAVNSYYWRYRNHPYSEGEREGCNVFLVWEVIRPLLQGFPSYVIPDDVIYDPWKLVDFLEKYEITRVLFTPSLLEQVFNTPGLELEKRLKHLKIVWLNGEVVPTVLRNRFFERFPGVKLLNDYSISECHDVCTHDLEFLDTLFSPRYASLGFPMDNVRIYLLNEQLEPVPIGMSAEIYVGGDSLARGYLDEPEKTAERFIPDPVRKDGSRLFRTGDLGRFLPNGELEVKGRVEFMIKLRGYSIVPGAVEAAITEHDAVSTSVVVTKDSLETGQPEALVAYVVGNGVLDDKSLEKVLRPHLKERLPHYSIPSIFIPLDELPLHDVTGKMDRKKLPNPDEFVNRKRAGIKADIPKRDIESAIVETWEDILQIRATDLRDNFFDMGGHSLLAIAICDKLSKALEVDVSVIDIYENPTIRSLADFIASKREDAGLSTRDDLNNKRSFFHQESTEIAVVGMAARFPGAKNVREFWDNLTNGVCSIRELTKEELSRRGIPEETYSDPDYRRIGALLDDVDKFDYSFFGLSKKEADLMDPQHRLFLECCWEALENAGYPPTQNGKRTGVFGGCYSPLYLLHNLKGGGFMDPSDPAEYHLTETGNDKDYLATRVSYLLNLQGPSLSVQTSCSTAASVVATACESLLSGKCDAALAGASSITFPQGGYQYVEGHINSKEGKIKTFDVDADGTILGDGVGILVLKRLEDALEAGDNIISLIKGFAVNNDGNNKAGYSAPSVHGQKNMVLDALNMADIGADTISYIEAHGTGTFIGDPIEIRALSDVYRSFTDKKAFCALGSVKPNIGHSNIASGMAGIIKASLSLYHKQIPPTINFKNPNPAMNIQDSPFFINTELRKWDSSGDFPRRAGVSCLGIGGTNVHFVLEEPPVRKSESSGKNLIPSRGLLTLSAKTPGSLEGMRQELIGFLMEKEEWNPADLEYTLQEGRENFSLRLAVSCSDRSTALDGLKTASIQDSRNTLKGKTVFLFPGQGSQHHRMGMDLYEKDSVYKKYFDSCCDKLIPLINADLRTSLFAEEGTQEAEEAFRYAYTVQPVLFSLQYSLARSLMDRGVVPEALAGHSIGEYTAACIAGVLSLDDALALVVARGRVMEESGEGAMTAAGLTPADAASFLKGRKDLSLAVVNGDDQVVLSGTVDAVNAAEEDLKKQGIITRRVNG; from the coding sequence ATGCCTCAGTCCACTTCTTTTACGGTTACGCCCTGGATCAGTTGTTACAAGCCTCGACCGGATGCCCTGTTGAGGCTTTTCTGTTTCCCCCATGGTGGCGGAGGGCCCCAGGCTTTTAAATCCTGGGCTGATAACCTTCCCAAAGAAATTGAAGTCTATTGTCTGAATTTACCTGGGCGCGGCAGCAGGCGCAATGACCCTCCTATTCATAATATGCCGGAACTTTCTGATCAGATTGTCCATGCCCTTTCTGCTTATCTTGATAAACCATTTGCCCTGTTCGGGCATAGTGTGGGAGCATTGGTGGCCTATGAAGTGACCAGGGGTTTGGAAGAGAAAGGAAGTCCCCTTCCGGTCCGACTTTTGGTTTCCGCTCATAAGGTTCCTCATGATGCTTTAGAAGAGGAGCCTATGTATAACCTTCCTGATCAGGAACTGGTTCAGAAAATCATAGACCTCGGACTGGTCCCGGCTGAAGTTTTGGAAAACAAGGAATTGATCGATTTTATCCTTCCTCCCATGAAAGCGGATTTTGAAGTCTCCGAAACCTACAAATACACGAAAAGGAATCCCCTTCCCGTTGCGATTACAGCTATGGGGGGAGAGGGGGATACCCTTCTTAGTCCTGAAGACCTGGACGCCTGGAAAGAGTACAGCTCCCTGTCTTTTCAATCTTTCCTCTATAAAGGGGATCATTTCTATACCGAAACGCTTCAGAAGGAAGTGCTGAAAGATATTAGTCAATGGCTGTTGCAGGATCTTAAGGACATGCCCAAAGCGATCAAAGAAGGTCCAAAAGCGGATTATCCGGAGAAATGCCTTCATGAAATCTTCCGGGAGCAGGCCGCCGCCCATCCCGACCGCATCGCTATTGCCGATCCGGGGGGGAGCCTGACTTTCCGGGATCTGGATGAAAAGACCGACCTTGTGGCCCGCTACCTGCAGAAACAGGGGGTCCGGGTCGACAGCATCGGCGGGATCTGTATGGATAGCTGCGTGGAGTATGTCATTGCCTATCTCGCCATTCTGAAAGCCGGGGGAGCTTATATGCCGATTGAGCTGGCCTATCCCCCGGAGCTCCTGAAGCGGGTGTTGGAAAAATCCGATCCGGTGATGATACTTACCAAAAATGAGTATCTTTCCAGACTTCCCGAATCCAGGCGCTCTCTGGACAAAGCCCTTCCTTTGGATGAGGGATGGGAACAAGTTCTGGAGGATATGGATTTACCTGCCTTGGATGAGGACAGGGAGCTGCCCGGTCCGGACAGTCTGGCCTATTGCGTTATGACATCGGGCACAACCGGAGCTCCCAAAGGGATAATCTGTCCCCATCGCGGTGCGGTCAACTCCTACTACTGGCGCTACCGCAACCATCCCTACTCCGAAGGAGAGAGGGAAGGTTGCAATGTTTTCCTGGTCTGGGAGGTTATTCGCCCCCTTCTGCAGGGTTTTCCCTCCTATGTGATTCCCGATGATGTGATATATGATCCCTGGAAGCTGGTGGATTTTCTTGAGAAGTATGAGATCACCCGGGTCCTGTTCACCCCTTCTTTGCTGGAACAGGTATTCAATACGCCCGGTCTGGAGTTGGAGAAACGGCTCAAACATCTGAAAATTGTCTGGCTTAACGGAGAAGTCGTTCCTACAGTATTGAGGAACCGCTTCTTCGAACGCTTCCCCGGAGTGAAGCTGCTGAATGACTACAGCATTTCCGAGTGTCATGATGTGTGCACTCATGATCTGGAATTTCTGGATACGCTTTTTTCTCCCAGGTATGCCTCTCTGGGATTCCCCATGGATAACGTACGCATCTATCTACTGAATGAACAGCTGGAGCCCGTGCCGATTGGAATGTCCGCCGAAATTTATGTGGGCGGTGATTCTCTGGCCAGAGGGTACCTGGATGAACCGGAAAAAACAGCCGAAAGATTTATCCCCGATCCTGTTCGGAAGGATGGATCTCGCCTGTTCCGGACGGGCGATCTGGGCCGTTTCCTACCCAACGGGGAGTTGGAAGTCAAGGGACGAGTGGAGTTTATGATCAAGCTCCGGGGTTACAGCATTGTTCCGGGGGCCGTAGAGGCTGCCATAACGGAACATGACGCTGTGAGTACTTCTGTGGTCGTCACAAAAGACAGCCTCGAGACGGGTCAGCCCGAAGCTCTGGTGGCCTATGTGGTGGGCAATGGCGTCCTGGATGACAAATCCCTGGAAAAAGTCTTGCGTCCCCATCTCAAAGAGAGGTTGCCTCATTATTCCATCCCCTCCATTTTCATCCCCCTGGATGAACTGCCCCTTCATGATGTTACCGGAAAAATGGATCGGAAAAAACTCCCGAATCCCGATGAGTTTGTGAATAGAAAAAGAGCGGGCATAAAGGCTGATATACCGAAGCGGGACATTGAGTCGGCGATTGTGGAGACCTGGGAAGATATTCTGCAGATCAGAGCCACCGATCTGAGGGACAATTTTTTCGATATGGGCGGCCATTCACTTCTGGCTATTGCTATATGCGATAAACTGTCTAAAGCTCTGGAAGTGGACGTTTCGGTGATCGATATTTATGAGAATCCCACCATTCGCAGCCTGGCCGATTTCATCGCATCCAAAAGAGAGGACGCGGGATTATCCACAAGGGATGACCTGAATAACAAGAGGTCTTTCTTTCACCAGGAATCCACGGAAATCGCCGTTGTGGGGATGGCCGCCCGATTCCCCGGTGCCAAAAACGTCAGGGAGTTCTGGGACAATCTTACAAACGGGGTCTGCAGTATTCGGGAATTAACGAAAGAGGAGCTCTCCCGGCGGGGAATCCCGGAAGAGACCTATTCCGACCCGGATTATCGCAGGATTGGAGCCCTACTGGATGATGTGGACAAGTTTGATTACAGCTTTTTCGGATTGAGTAAAAAAGAGGCGGACCTCATGGATCCACAGCACCGGCTCTTCCTGGAGTGCTGCTGGGAAGCCCTGGAAAATGCCGGATATCCGCCGACTCAGAATGGAAAAAGGACAGGCGTTTTTGGTGGTTGTTACTCCCCGCTCTACCTGCTTCATAATCTCAAGGGGGGTGGATTTATGGATCCATCGGACCCTGCGGAATATCATCTGACCGAAACAGGGAATGACAAAGATTATCTGGCAACCCGGGTTTCCTATCTATTAAACCTTCAGGGTCCCAGTCTCTCGGTTCAAACCTCCTGTTCCACCGCCGCATCGGTTGTAGCTACTGCCTGTGAGTCCCTGCTGTCTGGTAAATGCGATGCCGCCCTGGCGGGGGCTTCGAGCATTACTTTTCCTCAGGGGGGATATCAGTATGTAGAGGGGCATATCAACTCCAAAGAGGGAAAGATCAAGACCTTCGATGTCGACGCAGATGGAACCATCCTGGGAGACGGCGTCGGTATTCTTGTTCTCAAGCGGCTGGAAGATGCCCTGGAGGCGGGAGATAATATTATTTCGCTTATTAAAGGATTTGCCGTCAATAACGATGGGAATAATAAAGCGGGATACTCCGCTCCCAGTGTCCACGGCCAGAAGAATATGGTCCTCGACGCTCTGAATATGGCGGATATCGGCGCCGACACTATTTCCTATATAGAAGCCCATGGTACGGGAACGTTTATAGGTGATCCCATCGAAATACGGGCCCTTTCCGATGTATACCGTTCCTTCACAGACAAAAAAGCCTTTTGCGCTCTGGGATCGGTAAAACCCAATATCGGTCACAGTAACATCGCCTCGGGTATGGCAGGGATTATCAAAGCCTCGTTGAGTCTCTATCATAAACAAATACCGCCGACAATAAATTTTAAAAATCCCAATCCAGCCATGAACATCCAGGACAGTCCGTTTTTTATCAATACAGAGCTGCGGAAATGGGACTCTTCAGGGGATTTTCCCCGGAGAGCGGGAGTTTCCTGTCTGGGCATAGGCGGGACGAATGTGCATTTCGTACTGGAGGAACCACCTGTCAGAAAATCTGAGTCTTCAGGAAAGAATTTGATTCCTTCCAGGGGCCTTCTAACACTTTCAGCTAAAACCCCGGGATCTCTCGAGGGGATGCGGCAGGAATTGATAGGGTTTTTAATGGAAAAGGAAGAATGGAACCCGGCAGATCTGGAATATACTTTGCAGGAGGGGCGAGAAAACTTCTCCCTTCGACTGGCTGTGTCCTGTTCAGACCGTTCGACCGCGTTGGATGGGCTGAAAACCGCCTCTATCCAGGATAGCCGTAATACCTTGAAGGGAAAGACGGTCTTTCTCTTTCCCGGACAGGGTTCTCAGCATCACAGGATGGGAATGGATCTCTATGAGAAGGATTCTGTTTATAAAAAATACTTCGACAGTTGCTGCGACAAGCTGATTCCTCTGATCAATGCGGATCTGAGGACTTCTCTGTTTGCCGAAGAGGGGACACAGGAGGCCGAAGAGGCCTTCCGATATGCCTACACTGTACAACCAGTTCTATTTTCACTTCAGTATTCTTTGGCCAGGTCTCTGATGGACCGTGGTGTTGTACCGGAAGCCCTTGCCGGGCATAGCATCGGGGAATATACGGCCGCCTGCATCGCCGGGGTTCTCAGCCTGGATGATGCTCTGGCCCTGGTTGTCGCACGGGGCCGGGTTATGGAGGAGTCTGGGGAGGGGGCCATGACCGCAGCCGGTCTGACTCCCGCTGACGCGGCATCCTTCCTGAAAGGCCGCAAAGATCTCTCCCTTGCTGTTGTGAACGGGGATGACCAGGTTGTTTTGTCCGGAACAGTCGACGCAGTCAATGCGGCGGAAGAGGATCTCAAAAAACAGGGGATCATTACCCGTCGTGTTAATGGGTAA